The Chelatococcus sp. HY11 genome includes a window with the following:
- the pal gene encoding peptidoglycan-associated lipoprotein Pal: protein MLSLTCSPRGLKLAAVFVATLAMAACAKDANQAGLGGAGGAGGYGAGGASTPGSTQDFVVNVGDRVFFETDSSDLTPTAIATLNKQAQWLQQYPRYTFVLEGHADERGTREYNFSLGARRAQTVRDYLASRGIPASRMRTISYGKERPVAVCDDISCWSQNRRVVTVLDGAGA from the coding sequence ATGCTGTCTCTCACTTGTTCCCCGCGCGGCCTGAAGTTGGCAGCGGTCTTTGTTGCAACGCTCGCCATGGCCGCCTGTGCCAAGGACGCCAACCAGGCGGGGCTCGGTGGCGCGGGCGGCGCTGGTGGCTACGGCGCCGGCGGCGCGAGCACGCCAGGCTCCACGCAGGACTTCGTCGTCAATGTCGGCGACCGCGTCTTCTTCGAGACGGATTCGAGTGACCTGACGCCGACCGCGATCGCCACGCTCAACAAGCAGGCGCAATGGTTGCAGCAGTATCCGCGCTACACCTTCGTTCTCGAAGGACACGCCGACGAGCGTGGCACGCGTGAGTACAACTTCTCGCTCGGCGCCCGCCGCGCACAGACGGTGCGTGACTACCTCGCCTCGCGCGGCATTCCCGCTTCCCGGATGCGCACGATCTCCTACGGCAAAGAGCGGCCGGTCGCGGTTTGCGACGACATCTCGTGCTGGTCCCAGAATCGTCGCGTCGTGACCGTTCTCGACGGCGCTGGCGCCTGA
- the ruvB gene encoding Holliday junction branch migration DNA helicase RuvB, which translates to MNTPSRLVTAEKRDDDQEMSLRPLALGEFIGQAAARANLGVFIEAAKTRGDALDHVLFVGPPGLGKTTLAQIVARELGVNFRSTSGPVIAKAGDLAAQLTNLEERDVLFIDEIHRLNPAVEEILYPAMEDYQLDLIIGEGPAARSVKIDLPKFTLVGATTRQGLLTTPLRDRFGIPIRLQFYTVEELELIVSRGARVLGIGMSDDGANEIARRARGTPRIAGRLLRRVRDFAIVDGNATVTRSVADKALGLLDVDGVGLDLMDRRYLTMIATSFGGGPVGIETIAAALSEPRDAIEEIIEPFLIQKGFVQRTPRGRMLTPHAFRHLGLAEPTREGPQMPLFDEGD; encoded by the coding sequence ATGAATACTCCTTCCCGCCTCGTGACCGCCGAGAAGCGCGACGACGATCAGGAGATGTCGCTGCGCCCGCTGGCGCTGGGCGAATTCATCGGCCAGGCGGCGGCGCGGGCCAATCTTGGTGTCTTCATCGAAGCGGCCAAGACACGGGGCGACGCGCTCGACCATGTGCTGTTCGTGGGACCGCCCGGCCTCGGCAAGACGACGCTGGCGCAGATCGTCGCGCGGGAGCTCGGCGTCAATTTCCGTTCGACCTCGGGACCGGTGATCGCCAAGGCCGGCGATCTCGCCGCGCAGCTCACCAATCTGGAAGAGCGCGACGTGCTTTTCATCGACGAGATCCACCGTCTCAATCCGGCGGTGGAGGAAATCCTCTATCCGGCGATGGAGGACTACCAGCTCGATCTCATCATCGGCGAGGGGCCGGCGGCGCGCTCGGTCAAGATCGACTTGCCGAAATTCACCCTCGTCGGCGCGACGACCCGGCAGGGCCTCCTGACGACGCCGTTGCGCGACCGCTTCGGCATCCCCATCCGCCTGCAGTTCTATACGGTGGAGGAGCTGGAGCTCATCGTCTCGCGCGGCGCGCGCGTGCTCGGCATCGGCATGAGCGACGACGGCGCCAACGAGATCGCCCGGAGGGCGCGCGGCACGCCGCGCATCGCGGGGCGTCTCCTGCGCCGCGTGCGTGATTTCGCTATCGTCGACGGCAATGCCACGGTCACCCGGAGTGTCGCCGACAAGGCGCTGGGCCTGCTCGACGTCGATGGGGTGGGCCTTGACCTCATGGACCGGCGCTATCTGACGATGATCGCCACATCCTTCGGGGGAGGGCCGGTCGGGATAGAGACGATCGCGGCGGCGCTCTCGGAGCCGCGGGACGCCATCGAGGAGATCATCGAGCCCTTCCTGATCCAGAAGGGCTTTGTCCAGCGCACGCCGCGCGGACGCATGTTGACCCCGCACGCTTTCCGCCACCTCGGCCTCGCCGAGCCGACCCGTGAGGGGCCGCAGATGCCGCTCTTCGATGAAGGCGATTGA
- the tolQ gene encoding protein TolQ: protein MNPAEVTQAALPHAGGGSLLELFWQAHIVVKLVMLGLIAASVWCWAIVIDKSLLFARTKRAMDRFEEVFWSGQSLEELYRSLHNRPTQGLATLFTAAMREWKRSFEGGGRSMASLSQRIDKVLDVAIQRETARLESRLLVLATVGSSAPFIGLFGTVWGIMTAFQSIAASKNTSLAVVAPGIAEALFATAIGLFAAIPAVIAYNKLQAEAAKAQGRMETFADEFSAILSRQIDERAAA, encoded by the coding sequence ATGAATCCGGCCGAGGTTACCCAGGCGGCTCTGCCCCATGCGGGTGGTGGCTCGCTGCTGGAGTTGTTCTGGCAGGCGCACATCGTTGTCAAACTGGTGATGCTGGGGCTCATTGCCGCTTCAGTGTGGTGCTGGGCCATCGTCATCGATAAATCGCTCCTCTTTGCGCGCACCAAACGAGCGATGGACCGCTTCGAGGAAGTGTTCTGGTCGGGCCAGTCGCTGGAGGAGCTCTACCGCTCCCTGCACAACCGCCCGACCCAGGGGCTGGCGACCTTGTTCACCGCCGCGATGCGCGAATGGAAGCGCTCGTTCGAGGGGGGCGGCCGCTCGATGGCGAGCCTCTCGCAACGGATCGACAAGGTGCTCGACGTCGCCATTCAGCGCGAGACCGCGCGGCTCGAATCACGCCTGCTGGTTCTCGCCACCGTAGGGTCGTCAGCACCCTTCATCGGCCTGTTCGGCACGGTCTGGGGCATCATGACCGCCTTCCAGTCGATCGCCGCATCCAAGAACACCAGTCTTGCCGTCGTCGCGCCAGGCATCGCGGAGGCCTTGTTCGCGACCGCCATCGGCCTGTTCGCCGCCATTCCCGCTGTCATCGCCTACAACAAGCTGCAGGCGGAGGCCGCCAAGGCGCAGGGGCGTATGGAGACTTTCGCGGACGAGTTCTCCGCCATTCTGTCGCGGCAGATCGACGAGCGGGCAGCCGCCTGA
- a CDS encoding cell envelope biogenesis protein TolA — MSVKSAILSFVKREPGLVASSTGHVAILVAGLVAFSAAAPFADQQESVAVELMSASEFGAMMRGDKSAKEIKPDPKPRADKVAEVAEEKPVPGEAARDVPAPPSRPQVLPDPNVAETPPPPQQAKVEPKPEPPKVEPPKPTPKPPEPAKIEPPKPEPVKEAEPKPEPPKRPEPPKQAETKPEPPKPEPKKVEAPKPEPKKPEPQKPEPQKPEPKKQDLAKLIESSEPKAKPQPSKPAEQESSKFNPSDIQKLLQSKEKAQNAASTGREVSRTASAGTRTGAGTSNTNSPKLSMAQKDAIGRLLKEQIQRCFSAPPGIEQVKTPPIVRVELSADGSLAASPKVANSSDDPGFRSYAESLRRAILRCAPYHIPAQYAPFMNDWRDLNIVADPQDFLG; from the coding sequence GTGAGCGTGAAATCGGCCATCCTCAGTTTTGTGAAGCGTGAACCCGGGCTTGTCGCATCAAGCACGGGACACGTGGCGATTCTCGTCGCCGGATTGGTCGCCTTTTCGGCGGCCGCTCCTTTCGCGGACCAGCAGGAGTCGGTCGCAGTCGAACTGATGTCTGCGAGTGAATTCGGCGCCATGATGCGGGGCGATAAATCCGCGAAGGAAATCAAGCCGGATCCCAAGCCGCGCGCCGACAAGGTCGCCGAGGTGGCCGAAGAGAAGCCTGTGCCGGGCGAGGCCGCGCGTGATGTGCCGGCGCCGCCTTCGCGGCCGCAGGTCCTGCCGGACCCCAATGTCGCCGAGACGCCGCCGCCTCCACAGCAGGCCAAGGTTGAGCCGAAGCCGGAGCCGCCCAAGGTCGAGCCGCCCAAACCGACGCCGAAGCCGCCGGAGCCGGCGAAGATAGAGCCGCCAAAGCCAGAGCCCGTGAAAGAGGCCGAGCCGAAGCCTGAACCGCCGAAGCGGCCTGAACCGCCGAAGCAGGCTGAGACAAAGCCGGAGCCGCCGAAGCCTGAACCCAAGAAGGTCGAGGCGCCGAAGCCCGAGCCCAAGAAACCCGAACCCCAGAAGCCTGAACCCCAGAAGCCCGAGCCGAAAAAGCAGGATCTTGCCAAGCTCATCGAGAGCAGTGAGCCGAAGGCCAAGCCCCAGCCCTCGAAGCCGGCCGAGCAGGAGAGCAGCAAGTTCAATCCGAGCGATATCCAGAAGCTCTTGCAGAGCAAGGAGAAGGCTCAGAACGCCGCTTCGACCGGCCGTGAGGTCAGCCGCACGGCGTCCGCCGGCACACGGACGGGGGCCGGCACCAGCAATACCAATTCGCCCAAGCTCTCGATGGCGCAGAAGGACGCGATCGGCCGGCTGCTTAAGGAGCAGATCCAGCGCTGCTTCTCAGCGCCGCCCGGCATCGAGCAGGTGAAGACGCCGCCCATCGTGCGTGTAGAGTTGAGCGCGGACGGTTCGCTGGCGGCTTCGCCCAAGGTGGCTAACTCGTCTGACGACCCGGGCTTTCGCTCCTATGCGGAGAGCCTGCGCCGGGCCATCCTGCGCTGCGCGCCTTATCATATTCCCGCCCAGTATGCGCCTTTCATGAATGACTGGCGCGATCTCAATATCGTCGCCGACCCTCAGGACTTCTTAGGCTGA
- the ybgF gene encoding tol-pal system protein YbgF: MIRVQRSLLLLTVCGMALSAGVEARAQDASEMFVRLQRLEGQVRELSGRVEQLQFENRRLQDQTRKFQEDVDFRFQELGGKGGGNAAPQRPPQKRSDAFDPATQSGQPGAPRPLGQGQSNLAAADPDATGGIAIIDESGSGDRPDAPLDLSSVGRNPPPPPRMSVAATATDDPRTQYESAVSLLQRKDYESAEMGFRQFLQSHPRDRLVPDATYLLGESYLSRGRYREAAEQYLKVTTEYGKSNRAPAGMVKLAVSLNALGARDQACATLAEVGRKYPQADANVRQNVARERARVKCT; the protein is encoded by the coding sequence ATGATCAGAGTTCAGCGTTCGCTTTTACTCCTGACCGTTTGCGGCATGGCACTTTCGGCCGGCGTCGAGGCACGAGCCCAGGACGCTTCGGAGATGTTCGTCCGCCTGCAGCGGCTTGAGGGGCAGGTGCGCGAGCTCTCCGGCCGCGTGGAGCAACTGCAGTTCGAGAACCGCCGCCTTCAGGACCAGACGCGCAAGTTCCAGGAAGACGTGGACTTCCGCTTCCAGGAACTTGGCGGGAAGGGCGGCGGCAATGCCGCTCCCCAGCGGCCGCCGCAGAAACGCAGCGACGCCTTCGATCCCGCGACGCAGTCTGGACAGCCTGGCGCACCGCGACCGCTGGGACAGGGCCAGTCCAACCTTGCCGCCGCGGATCCGGATGCGACCGGCGGCATCGCCATCATTGACGAATCCGGATCAGGCGATCGCCCGGACGCGCCTCTAGACCTCTCGAGTGTGGGCCGGAATCCCCCGCCGCCGCCCCGGATGAGCGTCGCCGCGACGGCGACGGATGATCCGCGCACGCAGTATGAGAGCGCAGTCTCGTTGCTTCAGCGGAAGGACTATGAGAGCGCGGAAATGGGCTTTCGCCAGTTTCTGCAGTCCCACCCGCGCGATCGGCTCGTTCCGGACGCGACCTATCTCCTCGGGGAGAGCTATCTGTCCCGTGGCCGCTATCGCGAGGCGGCTGAACAATATCTCAAGGTGACGACCGAGTACGGCAAGAGCAACCGCGCGCCCGCCGGCATGGTGAAGTTGGCCGTGTCGCTGAACGCGCTCGGCGCCCGCGACCAGGCCTGCGCAACGCTCGCCGAGGTCGGCCGCAAATATCCTCAGGCTGATGCCAATGTCCGCCAGAACGTTGCGCGGGAGCGCGCGCGCGTCAAATGTACCTGA
- the tilS gene encoding tRNA lysidine(34) synthetase TilS, with protein sequence MSARTLRGSARASNVPETPATVLSGNALGQAAAQAPDGSALDRRQVDKPKLDNPGLDKPLPGFSDCEVVALLAPLGEASGIILAVSGGPDSLALLLLALRWRALVEAPPITVASVDHALRPESGAEVAAVAALCARLNVAHRGLNWEGPKPATGIHEAARAARYRLLAIAARQAGATHLVTAHHGDDQAETVLLRLARGSGVGGLAAMRPTSPLAPGLILARPLLGLPKARLVALVKAMGLSAIDDPSNRDPRFARGALRGQAGAQEALGLTAARLVLLARRAARAEDALEQSTNTAAARCVLKDADAAVGSRLSPDFFLEPEELRLRLLRRGIAGASADVRHLRLERLETLTEALSEARARGAPLKRTLGGAVIRLSRTGHIHMTRESPRRRGKIRKV encoded by the coding sequence ATGTCCGCCAGAACGTTGCGCGGGAGCGCGCGCGCGTCAAATGTACCTGAGACGCCAGCCACAGTGCTGAGCGGCAACGCGCTCGGGCAGGCTGCCGCGCAGGCGCCGGACGGATCCGCGCTGGACAGACGCCAGGTGGACAAACCCAAGCTTGACAACCCCGGGCTCGACAAACCCTTGCCAGGGTTTTCTGATTGCGAGGTCGTTGCATTGCTTGCCCCGCTAGGCGAGGCCAGTGGCATCATCCTTGCGGTATCCGGCGGCCCGGATTCGCTTGCTCTGCTGCTGCTGGCATTGCGATGGCGGGCTCTTGTCGAGGCTCCGCCAATCACCGTTGCCAGTGTCGACCATGCGCTCCGGCCGGAGAGCGGGGCGGAGGTCGCGGCCGTCGCCGCGCTTTGCGCGCGCCTCAACGTCGCTCACCGCGGTCTCAACTGGGAAGGCCCGAAGCCCGCGACAGGCATTCATGAAGCGGCGCGTGCGGCGCGCTATCGCCTCCTGGCGATCGCCGCCCGGCAGGCCGGCGCGACGCATCTGGTCACGGCGCACCACGGGGATGATCAGGCGGAAACCGTTCTGCTACGCCTCGCGCGGGGAAGCGGCGTCGGCGGCCTGGCGGCGATGCGGCCGACAAGTCCTCTCGCCCCGGGCCTCATTCTCGCGCGGCCCCTCCTTGGCCTGCCCAAGGCGCGGCTCGTGGCCCTGGTGAAAGCGATGGGGCTCTCCGCCATCGATGATCCGTCCAATCGCGATCCCCGCTTTGCGCGAGGAGCCTTGCGCGGGCAGGCGGGGGCGCAGGAGGCGCTCGGTCTGACGGCGGCGCGGCTGGTGCTGCTCGCTCGCCGGGCGGCACGGGCCGAGGACGCGCTCGAACAGTCGACGAACACCGCGGCCGCGCGTTGCGTTCTGAAGGATGCCGACGCGGCTGTGGGCAGCCGGCTTTCTCCGGATTTCTTCCTGGAGCCGGAGGAGTTGCGTTTGCGCCTGTTGCGGCGCGGGATCGCGGGGGCCTCGGCAGATGTGCGGCACCTGCGGCTCGAGCGCCTTGAAACATTGACAGAAGCGCTCTCGGAAGCACGGGCGCGCGGGGCACCGCTTAAACGGACTCTTGGGGGGGCGGTGATAAGGTTATCGCGGACCGGTCACATCCATATGACCCGGGAAAGCCCTCGCCGACGCGGAAAGATACGGAAAGTTTGA
- the ybgC gene encoding tol-pal system-associated acyl-CoA thioesterase, whose translation MSETHRTDFSYLAGQLIEGVHRLPVRIYYEDTDFSGIVYHAGYLRFLERGRTDFLRLAGVDQSVLHDEGQGLAFAVRRMTIDFIRPARMDDVVEVETRMAEVRGASLVIAQSIKRGDDVIVTADVRVALIRGGAPARIPEPLRRILSGDAKV comes from the coding sequence ATGAGTGAAACGCACCGCACCGACTTTTCCTATCTCGCCGGCCAGTTGATCGAGGGTGTTCACCGCCTGCCCGTGCGCATCTACTACGAGGATACGGATTTCTCGGGCATCGTCTATCATGCCGGATACTTGCGCTTCCTGGAGAGGGGCCGCACGGATTTCCTGCGGCTGGCGGGCGTCGACCAGTCTGTCCTTCATGACGAGGGGCAGGGCCTTGCTTTCGCGGTGCGGCGCATGACGATCGACTTCATCCGGCCGGCGCGCATGGATGACGTCGTCGAAGTGGAAACGCGCATGGCGGAGGTGCGCGGCGCGTCGCTTGTCATTGCCCAATCCATCAAGAGGGGGGATGACGTGATCGTGACGGCTGACGTCCGCGTGGCGTTGATCCGCGGTGGAGCGCCCGCACGCATTCCCGAGCCACTGCGCCGCATCCTGAGCGGCGACGCAAAAGTTTAA
- the ruvA gene encoding Holliday junction branch migration protein RuvA, with amino-acid sequence MIGKLKGLVDSYGEDFVILDVGGVGYVVHCSTRTLQNLPQAGEAATLAIETHVREDMIRLYGFRSDAEREWFRILQTVQGVGAKVALAILSVLDPGALATAIAMADKAAVARAPGVGPKLAARLVAELKDKAPAFGVVDPIVASLAGAVEDRRAPQPAADAISALVNLGYGQPQAAAAIAAAMRQSGEDAPTATLIRLGLKELAR; translated from the coding sequence GTGATCGGCAAACTGAAGGGTCTGGTCGATTCCTACGGCGAGGATTTCGTGATCCTCGATGTGGGGGGTGTGGGCTATGTCGTGCATTGCTCGACGCGCACCCTTCAAAATCTGCCGCAGGCGGGAGAGGCCGCGACACTCGCCATCGAAACCCATGTCCGCGAGGATATGATACGGCTTTACGGTTTCCGCTCGGACGCCGAGCGTGAGTGGTTTCGCATTCTGCAGACCGTTCAGGGCGTCGGCGCCAAGGTGGCGCTCGCCATTCTGTCCGTCCTCGATCCCGGAGCGCTCGCCACGGCCATCGCCATGGCGGACAAGGCGGCGGTGGCGCGGGCGCCAGGCGTCGGCCCGAAGCTCGCCGCCCGCCTCGTCGCGGAGCTGAAGGACAAGGCGCCGGCGTTCGGCGTCGTCGATCCGATCGTCGCAAGCCTTGCCGGCGCCGTCGAGGATCGACGCGCGCCGCAACCGGCAGCGGATGCCATCTCGGCGCTGGTCAATCTGGGCTATGGCCAGCCGCAGGCGGCCGCTGCCATCGCCGCCGCCATGCGGCAAAGCGGGGAGGACGCGCCGACCGCGACCCTGATCCGGCTCGGCCTTAAGGAACTGGCGCGATGA
- the tolR gene encoding protein TolR — protein MGMSLGASAGGGGRRRRRRKHGAIADINMTPFIDVMLVLLIIFMVAAPLLTAGVPLDLPQTSAKPINVDQKPLTVSINAEGRVYLNEDEVQPSDVVSRLQARAQEGMEQRIYVRGAKNVNYGRVAEIMSLITAAGFKKVALITEPDQQS, from the coding sequence ATGGGCATGTCTCTCGGAGCATCAGCGGGCGGCGGCGGGCGGCGCAGACGCCGCCGCAAGCATGGGGCCATCGCCGACATCAACATGACGCCCTTCATCGACGTCATGCTCGTGTTGCTCATCATCTTCATGGTGGCGGCACCGCTATTGACCGCTGGCGTGCCGCTGGATCTGCCGCAGACGTCTGCCAAGCCGATCAATGTCGACCAGAAGCCGCTGACGGTGTCGATCAACGCCGAGGGCCGCGTCTATCTCAATGAGGACGAGGTCCAGCCTTCCGATGTGGTGTCACGCCTCCAGGCGCGGGCCCAGGAGGGAATGGAGCAGCGCATCTACGTGCGTGGTGCCAAGAACGTGAATTACGGCCGCGTCGCCGAGATCATGTCGCTGATCACGGCTGCCGGCTTCAAGAAAGTCGCCCTTATCACCGAGCCGGACCAGCAAAGCTGA
- a CDS encoding EamA family transporter has translation MKPFLLTWQFWALMSAAFAALTAILAKIGVSEVNSDYATFIRTIVILITVAALLGATGQWQQPGSVPGRTYVFLALSGLATGASWLCYFRALKLGDAARVAPLDKMSVVLVAVFGVLFLGEKLSGTNWLGVVMIAAGAVLIAYRA, from the coding sequence ATGAAACCCTTTCTCCTGACCTGGCAATTCTGGGCGCTGATGTCAGCCGCCTTCGCTGCCTTGACCGCCATTCTCGCCAAGATCGGTGTGAGTGAGGTGAATTCGGACTATGCGACCTTCATCCGCACCATCGTCATCCTCATCACGGTGGCCGCCTTGCTGGGCGCGACCGGCCAATGGCAGCAGCCGGGCTCGGTTCCTGGCCGAACTTACGTCTTCCTGGCTTTATCAGGCCTTGCGACGGGCGCGTCCTGGCTGTGCTATTTCCGCGCGCTGAAGCTCGGCGATGCAGCGCGCGTCGCCCCCCTCGACAAGATGAGCGTGGTCCTCGTCGCCGTCTTCGGCGTCCTCTTCCTCGGCGAAAAATTGTCCGGCACCAACTGGCTCGGCGTCGTCATGATTGCGGCCGGCGCGGTCCTCATCGCCTATCGTGCGTGA
- a CDS encoding DUF2852 domain-containing protein: protein MQLAAKLDEFGKPAWIALMVLGFIAWWPLGLAVLAFSVWSGRMGCGMKRGGFGPWAFRRDDGQRWGGRWGGPPSSGNRAFDEYREETLRRLEDEQREFRDFLERLRLAKDKAEFDQFMADRRNRPQTPPSQPEAQA, encoded by the coding sequence ATGCAGCTCGCAGCAAAGCTGGACGAATTTGGCAAACCGGCCTGGATCGCCCTCATGGTGCTGGGCTTCATTGCCTGGTGGCCCCTGGGCCTGGCGGTCCTCGCCTTCTCAGTATGGAGCGGACGTATGGGATGCGGTATGAAGCGCGGCGGTTTCGGCCCTTGGGCATTTCGCCGGGACGACGGTCAGCGTTGGGGCGGCCGGTGGGGTGGCCCACCGTCAAGCGGCAACCGCGCTTTCGACGAGTATCGCGAGGAGACCTTGCGCCGGCTGGAAGACGAGCAGCGCGAGTTCCGCGACTTCCTCGAGCGTCTGAGGCTGGCCAAGGACAAGGCCGAGTTCGACCAGTTCATGGCGGACCGGCGCAACCGCCCGCAGACGCCGCCTTCGCAGCCGGAAGCGCAGGCCTGA
- a CDS encoding TetR/AcrR family transcriptional regulator, with product MSWSKKDGPRGYHHGNLREALMQAALDLINEKGTAGATFAEAARRAGVSPAAPYRHFRDRDELLAAVAASGFAQFAEALQTAWNQGQPHPAQAFERMGKAYLAFARDNPALYVAMFESGLPADASAELQQAAERAFGVLRSGAEALVATMPAPGRPPALMVALHIWSMAHGVASLFGRADAARRKVPMAPEDLLEAGFLIYLKGLGGAPE from the coding sequence ATGAGCTGGTCGAAAAAGGATGGTCCGCGCGGCTATCATCATGGCAACCTGAGGGAAGCCCTGATGCAGGCGGCGCTCGACCTGATCAACGAGAAAGGCACGGCGGGCGCGACCTTCGCCGAGGCCGCGCGGCGCGCGGGTGTGAGCCCAGCCGCGCCCTATCGTCACTTTCGCGACCGCGATGAACTTCTGGCGGCTGTGGCCGCCTCAGGCTTTGCACAGTTCGCGGAAGCGCTGCAGACCGCCTGGAACCAGGGGCAACCACACCCGGCGCAGGCTTTCGAGCGCATGGGCAAGGCTTACCTCGCCTTTGCCCGCGACAATCCGGCGCTTTATGTGGCGATGTTCGAATCGGGCCTGCCGGCCGATGCCAGCGCTGAACTTCAACAGGCGGCCGAGCGCGCTTTCGGTGTGCTGCGGAGCGGCGCCGAGGCCCTGGTGGCGACCATGCCGGCACCCGGTCGTCCGCCCGCGCTCATGGTGGCCCTCCACATCTGGTCCATGGCACATGGGGTCGCCAGCCTGTTCGGCCGCGCGGACGCCGCGCGACGCAAGGTGCCGATGGCGCCCGAAGACCTCCTCGAGGCAGGGTTCCTGATCTATCTCAAGGGATTGGGCGGGGCGCCCGAGTAG
- the tolB gene encoding Tol-Pal system beta propeller repeat protein TolB produces the protein MRISSFLPSMPRRGVAVDAGLPGRNFLRRTVNEAAPLLRRAWQHGQRGLSAGRLFALRGVAIGAAFIATAVVQPARAEITITLDRANFQPLPVAITDFAGDGDLGAKIAGVISANLKRCGYFVPLDRQNMPASMAGFDAVPQFQQWQALNIQGLVTGRVTREGSGRLKVEFRLWDVPAGQQLTGQQYFTDPANWRRIAHIISDAVFTRLTGLKGMFDTKIVFVDESGPKESRRKRLAVMDQDGANVRFLTRGEDLVVTPRFSPTSSEIAYMAQRRGAQPHIQLLNLDTNQREMVGNFPDMTSSPRFSPDGSRLLLSLQQGGNANIYVMDLRSRTTTRLTSTNAIDTSPSFSPDGSQIVFESDRGGQPQLYVMPASGGEARRISFGQGTYGQPVWSPRGDYIAFTKQSGGRFGIGIMKPDGSGERLLTEGFHNEGPTWAPNGQFLMLWRDGGGANGGRIFMVDITGRVEVPVPTPSFASDPAWSSVLTEIR, from the coding sequence ATGCGCATTTCCTCCTTTCTCCCTTCGATGCCTAGACGAGGTGTCGCCGTCGATGCCGGCCTTCCCGGTCGCAATTTCCTACGCCGCACCGTTAACGAGGCCGCGCCGCTTCTCCGGCGGGCGTGGCAACACGGTCAGCGGGGCCTGTCGGCCGGAAGGCTGTTCGCCTTGCGGGGGGTGGCGATCGGCGCCGCCTTCATAGCCACGGCGGTGGTGCAGCCGGCCCGTGCCGAGATTACCATCACGCTCGATCGGGCCAATTTCCAGCCGCTGCCCGTGGCGATCACCGATTTTGCCGGTGATGGCGACCTCGGCGCGAAGATAGCGGGCGTGATTTCCGCCAATCTCAAGCGCTGCGGCTATTTCGTTCCCCTCGATCGGCAGAACATGCCAGCCAGCATGGCCGGGTTTGACGCGGTGCCGCAGTTCCAGCAGTGGCAGGCCTTGAATATTCAAGGCCTTGTGACCGGCCGTGTCACGCGTGAAGGGTCCGGCCGCCTCAAGGTGGAGTTCCGGCTGTGGGATGTTCCCGCCGGGCAGCAGCTCACCGGCCAGCAGTATTTCACCGATCCCGCCAACTGGCGCCGCATCGCGCATATCATTTCGGACGCCGTGTTCACGCGGCTCACCGGGCTCAAGGGCATGTTCGACACGAAGATTGTGTTCGTTGACGAATCCGGCCCCAAGGAAAGCCGCCGCAAGCGCCTTGCGGTCATGGACCAGGATGGCGCGAATGTCCGCTTCCTGACGCGCGGCGAGGATCTCGTCGTGACGCCGCGCTTCTCGCCGACGAGTTCCGAAATCGCTTATATGGCGCAGCGCCGTGGAGCCCAGCCGCATATCCAGTTGCTCAATCTCGACACGAATCAGCGCGAGATGGTCGGCAACTTCCCCGATATGACCTCGAGCCCGCGCTTCTCGCCGGATGGAAGCAGGCTTCTGCTCAGCCTGCAGCAGGGTGGCAACGCCAATATCTATGTGATGGACCTGCGCTCGCGCACGACAACCCGGCTGACGTCGACCAATGCGATCGACACGAGCCCGTCCTTCTCGCCGGATGGCTCGCAGATCGTCTTCGAGTCGGACCGTGGCGGCCAGCCGCAGCTCTATGTCATGCCGGCATCCGGCGGCGAAGCGCGCCGCATCTCCTTCGGTCAGGGCACCTACGGCCAGCCGGTCTGGTCGCCGCGTGGCGACTACATCGCCTTCACGAAACAAAGCGGTGGCCGTTTCGGCATCGGCATCATGAAGCCGGATGGCTCCGGCGAACGCCTGCTGACGGAAGGCTTCCATAATGAGGGCCCGACGTGGGCGCCCAACGGCCAGTTCCTGATGTTGTGGCGCGATGGCGGCGGCGCCAATGGCGGCCGGATCTTCATGGTCGATATCACCGGCCGTGTCGAAGTGCCGGTGCCGACGCCGTCCTTCGCGTCCGATCCGGCCTGGTCGTCCGTTCTGACGGAAATTCGCTGA